From Bacillus basilensis, a single genomic window includes:
- a CDS encoding YppF family protein, with protein sequence MVLGDLKQAFSQKKGYYTENVNELLDFARHWYLEGKICISDYRTLIKELEINGATKPTTMTEA encoded by the coding sequence ATGGTATTAGGGGATTTAAAACAAGCGTTTTCTCAAAAAAAGGGGTATTACACAGAGAATGTAAATGAATTGTTAGACTTTGCGAGACATTGGTATCTCGAAGGAAAAATATGCATTTCAGATTACCGAACGTTAATAAAAGAATTAGAAATAAACGGTGCAACAAAACCTACAACAATGACAGAAGCATAA
- a CDS encoding YpoC family protein has protein sequence MERVIEVPREFRYLPFFKESINSIEYHTEQSFEEIIQCTYFIFDIERQYEPWNEIENSIPVMLNVWKNKHEDIAALFRNRKKQEAEGPMILFAAHLLSIVYWLNEQPVHSLDEMEDYTSKLEVQPVNFMERYSFIIKKPNNYHSYIQLAQLYIEIEKLYVKKMITKKKSFSR, from the coding sequence ATGGAGCGAGTTATAGAAGTACCGAGAGAATTTCGGTACTTACCATTTTTTAAAGAAAGTATAAATTCAATTGAGTATCATACAGAACAGTCTTTTGAAGAAATCATACAATGTACTTACTTTATATTTGATATTGAAAGACAATATGAGCCGTGGAATGAAATTGAAAATAGTATTCCGGTAATGTTGAATGTATGGAAAAATAAGCATGAAGACATTGCCGCATTATTTCGAAACAGAAAGAAACAAGAAGCTGAAGGTCCGATGATTCTTTTTGCAGCGCATTTGTTATCAATTGTATATTGGTTAAATGAGCAACCTGTTCATAGTTTGGATGAAATGGAAGATTACACGAGTAAATTGGAAGTACAACCAGTTAATTTTATGGAGCGGTATTCGTTCATTATAAAGAAACCAAATAATTATCATTCTTATATTCAGTTAGCACAGTTGTATATTGAAATAGAAAAGCTATATGTAAAGAAAATGATAACAAAAAAGAAGTCCTTTTCTCGTTAA
- a CDS encoding class I SAM-dependent RNA methyltransferase: MGKVTLIATAAMGIEALVAREVRDLGYECQVENSKVTFEADEKAICRTNLWLRTADRVKIKVGEFKATTFDELFEKTKALNWGDYIPENGEFPVIGKSLKSELFSVSDCQRIVKKAVVEKLKTTYKRTTWFEEDGPLFRIEIAMLKDIATLTIDASGVGLHKRGYRMDQGEAPLKETLAASLIKLTNWKPDRPFVDPFCGSGTIPIEAALIGQNIAPGFNRGFASDEWGWVGKQNWREARQEAEDLANYNQPLQIIGSDIDHRMIRVAQDNAEEVGLGDLITFKQMQVKDFTTKEDYGYVVTNPPYGERLSEKALVEQLYKEMGQVFRPLDTWSAYVLTSYEAFEKCYGKDASKKRKLFNGFIRTDYYQYFGKRPPRNS, encoded by the coding sequence ATGGGAAAAGTTACTTTAATCGCAACAGCGGCAATGGGTATTGAAGCGTTAGTTGCTCGAGAAGTTCGTGATCTTGGTTATGAGTGCCAAGTAGAAAACAGCAAAGTAACATTTGAAGCAGATGAAAAGGCGATTTGTCGCACGAATTTATGGTTACGTACTGCGGACCGTGTGAAAATTAAAGTTGGCGAATTTAAAGCGACAACATTTGATGAGCTGTTTGAGAAAACGAAAGCATTAAACTGGGGAGATTATATTCCAGAGAACGGTGAGTTCCCTGTTATCGGTAAATCTTTAAAATCTGAATTATTCAGTGTTTCGGATTGCCAACGTATCGTTAAAAAGGCTGTCGTTGAAAAATTAAAAACAACATATAAACGTACAACTTGGTTTGAAGAAGATGGTCCGTTATTCCGTATTGAGATTGCAATGCTCAAGGATATTGCAACATTAACAATTGATGCAAGCGGTGTTGGACTTCATAAACGTGGATACCGTATGGATCAAGGGGAAGCTCCTTTAAAAGAAACATTAGCTGCGTCTTTAATTAAATTAACAAACTGGAAGCCAGATCGTCCTTTCGTGGATCCTTTCTGTGGATCAGGTACAATTCCGATTGAAGCAGCATTAATTGGACAAAATATCGCACCAGGATTTAACCGTGGCTTCGCATCAGATGAGTGGGGCTGGGTAGGTAAACAAAACTGGCGTGAAGCTCGTCAAGAAGCTGAAGATTTAGCGAACTATAATCAACCACTGCAAATCATCGGATCAGATATTGATCATCGTATGATTCGAGTTGCTCAAGATAACGCAGAAGAAGTAGGTTTAGGTGATTTAATTACATTTAAACAAATGCAAGTAAAAGATTTCACAACAAAAGAGGATTATGGCTACGTTGTAACGAATCCTCCATACGGAGAACGTTTAAGTGAAAAAGCACTTGTTGAACAATTGTATAAAGAAATGGGACAAGTATTCCGCCCATTAGATACATGGTCAGCATATGTATTAACAAGTTACGAAGCATTTGAGAAGTGCTATGGAAAAGATGCTTCGAAGAAACGTAAGCTGTTTAATGGATTTATCCGTACAGATTACTACCAGTACTTTGGAAAACGTCCACCGCGTAATTCATAG
- a CDS encoding YppG family protein → MFQQPNVYQQTNPYAQQNMYQYNKDTYLRYNMYPFEPHYGNQNYYQPFEVSFMNQPQQQQPYMNQQQQPYMDQQQQPYMNSQYYMPPPSPYGNQQAMFYPPKQPYPTQNKQKQQQQPSQFSSFVSQFKNSDGNYDVNKMMNTAGQMMNAMNQVTGIVKQVGGFFGK, encoded by the coding sequence ATGTTTCAACAACCTAACGTATATCAGCAAACGAATCCATATGCACAGCAAAATATGTACCAATATAATAAGGATACATATTTACGATATAATATGTATCCTTTCGAGCCTCATTATGGAAATCAAAATTATTATCAGCCATTTGAAGTGTCGTTTATGAATCAACCGCAACAGCAGCAACCCTATATGAATCAACAACAGCAGCCCTATATGGATCAACAGCAGCAACCTTATATGAATTCACAATACTATATGCCACCACCATCTCCCTATGGAAATCAACAAGCGATGTTTTATCCACCAAAACAACCGTATCCGACGCAAAATAAACAAAAGCAACAGCAGCAACCAAGTCAATTTTCTAGTTTTGTTTCCCAATTTAAAAATTCAGATGGTAACTATGATGTAAATAAAATGATGAATACAGCTGGACAAATGATGAATGCGATGAATCAAGTGACAGGCATTGTAAAGCAAGTTGGAGGATTTTTTGGTAAGTAA
- a CDS encoding CotD family spore coat protein — MHHCHPCFGGHKPVGPICTTAPVVHPTKQCVTHSFSTTVVPHIFPTHTTHVHHQQIKNQNFFPQTNSNVNVVDPVNPGSVGGFGGGFGGGCGPCGHGHHHHGHQISPFGPGPNVSPFGPGPNVSPFGPGPNVSPFGPGPNVSPVGPNIGPNVGGIFKK, encoded by the coding sequence ATGCATCATTGTCATCCTTGTTTTGGAGGGCATAAGCCTGTAGGACCTATTTGTACAACTGCTCCTGTCGTTCATCCGACCAAACAATGCGTAACACACTCTTTTTCAACAACGGTGGTGCCACACATCTTCCCAACACATACAACACATGTACATCATCAACAAATTAAAAACCAAAACTTCTTCCCGCAAACAAACTCGAATGTAAATGTTGTAGACCCTGTTAATCCAGGATCTGTTGGTGGATTTGGCGGCGGATTTGGCGGCGGATGTGGACCATGTGGCCATGGTCATCATCACCACGGCCATCAAATATCTCCATTCGGACCAGGACCGAATGTATCACCGTTTGGACCAGGACCGAATGTATCACCATTTGGACCAGGGCCGAATGTATCACCATTTGGACCAGGACCAAATGTATCACCAGTAGGTCCAAATATCGGACCAAACGTTGGTGGAATATTTAAAAAGTAA
- a CDS encoding DUF3921 family protein, which yields MDSFQLSMIQKAIHRTYDELGKEVDSQSVIVDEIQKAQEEYLSALSHETAIDKRYLKSLI from the coding sequence ATGGATAGTTTCCAATTATCAATGATTCAAAAGGCTATTCACCGTACGTATGATGAGCTCGGAAAAGAAGTGGATAGTCAAAGTGTGATTGTAGATGAAATACAAAAAGCACAAGAAGAATATTTGTCAGCTCTTTCACATGAAACAGCGATTGATAAACGGTATTTAAAGTCATTAATATAG
- the dnaD gene encoding DNA replication protein DnaD yields MKKKMMLQWFEQGSIAIPKLLMMHYKKLGLNETEFMVVLHVHTFLESGNSFPTPSEISERMTITEMKCMEVIQTLIQKGFLSLEGGQRSEAMMCESYSLQPLWEKILHFLMNESIEEEQKEIKQLQVNLYTVFEKEFGRPLSPFECETLGMWEDQDQHHPNLIQAALREAVMSGKLNFRYIDRILFEWKKNGIKTVDQAQNQGRKFRANQQRTQQTTKQETKFTGKVPFYNWLEQ; encoded by the coding sequence ATGAAAAAGAAAATGATGTTACAGTGGTTTGAACAGGGAAGCATTGCAATTCCAAAATTACTTATGATGCATTATAAAAAATTAGGGTTAAATGAAACGGAATTTATGGTTGTACTTCATGTACACACATTTTTAGAATCGGGCAATTCGTTTCCGACTCCGTCAGAGATTTCAGAACGGATGACGATTACTGAAATGAAATGTATGGAAGTAATTCAGACATTGATTCAAAAAGGTTTTTTATCACTAGAAGGTGGACAAAGATCAGAAGCGATGATGTGTGAAAGTTATTCTTTACAACCACTATGGGAAAAAATATTGCATTTCTTAATGAATGAATCAATAGAGGAAGAACAAAAAGAAATAAAACAACTGCAAGTAAATTTATATACAGTATTTGAAAAAGAATTTGGAAGACCACTTTCTCCATTTGAATGTGAAACGTTGGGGATGTGGGAAGATCAAGATCAACATCATCCGAATTTAATTCAAGCGGCCCTCAGGGAAGCTGTAATGAGTGGTAAGCTTAATTTCCGATATATTGATCGCATTTTATTTGAGTGGAAAAAGAATGGTATTAAAACAGTAGATCAAGCCCAAAATCAAGGACGAAAATTTAGAGCAAATCAACAACGAACACAGCAAACGACAAAACAAGAGACGAAATTTACTGGAAAAGTGCCTTTTTATAATTGGTTGGAGCAGTAA
- the nth gene encoding endonuclease III, whose translation MLNKTQIRYCLDTMADMYPEAHCELIHDNPFELVIAVALSAQCTDALVNKVTKNLFRKYKTPEDYLSVSLEELQQDIRSIGLYRNKAKNIQKLCRMLLDDYNGEVPKDRDELTKLPGVGRKTANVVVSVAFGIPAIAVDTHVERVSKRLAICRWKDSVLEVEKTLMKKIPMDEWGVTHHRLIFFGRYHCKAQRPQCEECRLLEVCREGKKRMKGK comes from the coding sequence ATGTTAAATAAAACGCAAATCCGCTATTGTTTAGACACAATGGCGGATATGTACCCAGAAGCACATTGTGAATTAATTCATGATAATCCGTTTGAACTAGTAATAGCGGTAGCATTATCTGCACAATGTACAGATGCACTTGTAAATAAAGTGACGAAAAATTTATTTCGAAAATATAAAACACCAGAAGATTATTTAAGTGTTTCTCTAGAAGAGTTACAACAAGATATACGTTCTATTGGATTGTATAGAAATAAAGCGAAAAACATTCAAAAATTGTGCCGAATGTTATTAGATGATTACAATGGGGAAGTGCCGAAAGATCGAGATGAGCTTACGAAGTTACCAGGTGTAGGACGGAAGACAGCGAATGTTGTAGTATCGGTAGCTTTTGGAATACCGGCAATTGCTGTCGATACGCATGTAGAGCGGGTGAGCAAACGATTAGCGATTTGTAGATGGAAAGACTCTGTATTAGAAGTCGAAAAAACATTAATGAAGAAAATTCCGATGGATGAATGGGGCGTTACACATCACCGTTTGATTTTCTTTGGACGTTATCACTGTAAAGCACAGCGACCACAGTGTGAAGAGTGTCGATTGCTAGAAGTGTGTCGAGAAGGAAAGAAGCGAATGAAGGGGAAATAA
- the recU gene encoding Holliday junction resolvase RecU, giving the protein MTIRYPNGKRFNQASQPHKTPIKKHTYSNRGMSLEEELNETNEYYLTHNIACVHKKPTPLQIVKVDYPARSAAVVKEAYFKQPSTTDYNGVYKGKYIDFEAKETKNKTSFPLQNFHLHQIEHMKQVIAHNGIAFVIIKFTLFDEFYLLDAKHIIAFWNRQNTGGRKSITKEEIGEHGSLLSCGYHPRIDYIRVLDTVYFS; this is encoded by the coding sequence ATGACCATTCGTTACCCAAATGGAAAACGGTTCAATCAAGCTTCACAACCTCATAAAACACCAATTAAAAAACATACTTATAGTAATAGAGGTATGTCCCTTGAAGAGGAATTGAATGAAACAAATGAATATTACTTAACCCATAATATTGCATGTGTACATAAAAAACCTACACCTCTTCAAATTGTAAAAGTAGATTACCCCGCTCGAAGTGCTGCAGTGGTAAAAGAAGCGTATTTTAAACAACCTTCTACAACAGATTACAACGGTGTATACAAAGGGAAATACATCGATTTTGAAGCGAAAGAAACAAAAAATAAAACCAGTTTTCCACTTCAAAACTTCCACCTTCATCAAATTGAACATATGAAGCAAGTAATAGCTCATAATGGAATTGCATTTGTTATTATTAAATTTACACTTTTTGATGAGTTTTATTTATTAGATGCAAAACATATTATTGCGTTTTGGAATCGTCAAAATACTGGTGGACGGAAATCGATTACGAAAGAAGAAATAGGAGAGCATGGATCTTTATTATCATGCGGTTATCACCCTCGGATTGATTATATCCGTGTACTAGACACGGTTTATTTTTCGTGA
- the gpsB gene encoding cell division regulator GpsB — translation MISDKIKLTAKDILEKEFKTGMRGYQQEEVDKFLDMIIKDYEAFHKEFDQLKQQNARLKRELEEQKLVATQAPQQPVQTPVAQPVYNNTNTDILKRLSNLEKAVFGSKLYE, via the coding sequence ATGATTTCGGATAAAATTAAATTAACAGCAAAAGATATTTTAGAAAAAGAATTTAAAACAGGTATGAGAGGTTATCAACAAGAAGAAGTAGACAAGTTTCTTGATATGATCATTAAAGATTATGAGGCTTTCCACAAGGAGTTTGATCAATTAAAGCAACAAAATGCTCGTTTAAAGCGTGAACTAGAAGAACAAAAACTAGTAGCAACGCAAGCTCCACAACAACCTGTACAAACACCAGTTGCACAACCAGTATATAACAACACGAATACGGACATTTTAAAACGTCTATCTAATTTAGAAAAAGCTGTATTTGGAAGTAAGTTATACGAATAA
- a CDS encoding DUF1273 domain-containing protein yields the protein MKVIAVTGYKPFELGIFKNDHPGVECIKKALRRKLTAFVEDGLEWVIISGQLGVELWAAEVVFEIQVEYPNLKLAVFTPFLEQEENWKEDNREYYEFILSQADHIDSITKRKYESPEQFKLKNQFFIEKSDALLAVYDEEKPGSPKYIVEAAKKKGEIENYHSYFILFSDLQDIIEEEQWNNAE from the coding sequence ATGAAAGTTATTGCAGTAACAGGATATAAGCCATTTGAACTTGGAATATTTAAAAATGATCATCCAGGAGTAGAATGTATAAAAAAGGCGCTGCGTCGTAAATTAACTGCTTTTGTAGAAGATGGTTTAGAGTGGGTTATAATAAGCGGCCAGTTAGGTGTAGAATTATGGGCTGCTGAGGTTGTTTTTGAAATACAAGTAGAATACCCAAATTTAAAATTAGCGGTATTCACTCCGTTTTTAGAACAAGAAGAAAACTGGAAGGAAGATAACCGTGAGTATTACGAATTTATTCTCTCTCAAGCAGATCATATTGATAGTATTACGAAACGGAAGTATGAAAGCCCAGAGCAATTTAAATTAAAAAATCAATTTTTTATTGAAAAAAGTGATGCTCTTTTAGCTGTATATGATGAAGAAAAACCAGGGAGTCCTAAATATATTGTAGAAGCAGCAAAGAAAAAAGGAGAAATAGAAAATTATCACAGTTATTTCATTCTTTTTTCCGATTTACAAGATATAATAGAAGAGGAACAATGGAATAATGCTGAGTAA
- a CDS encoding PBP1A family penicillin-binding protein: protein MSDNYRSRTERNHVKNQNQQQETNKEKKPKKKGSFFKKFLIGCLLLGIVGLVAGVSAFFVMVKDAPKLDKSKLVNPLSTKFLDKDGNFFYEYGAEKRTHVTYDQIPKVVENAFLATEDSRFYDHNGIDFKRTTKAVMENVTGGFGSQGGSTITQQVVKNYFLTMDKTAKRKVQEWYLSYKLEQQYSKHEILEMYLNKINLGNRSYGISTAAKKYYNKDLKDLQLHEAAMLAGLPQGPNIYDPTKKDNVERATQRRNVVLSLMNRHGYITKDEMNNAIKIPVTEGLQPSSEVTEMKYQAFLDAVVTEIEKEYPDINIGSDGLTIHTTLDQDAQDYAEKIMDGNLIKYPSDQFQGSFVFMDTKSGEVRAIGAGRKDSKSTFKGHNMATDLKRQVGSTMKPIFDYGPAFENLQWSTYHQLNDSEYTYSNGKKIRNATKSYKGDVSLREALKKSLNIPALKTAQAVGLPKSQAFAEGLGMTFKDGKVYESTAIGSNDSSPLQLAGAYAAFGNDGNYNKPHFVKEVIFPDGTKKSFKPKEQRVMQDYTAYMVTDVLRDVVKPGSGGTGPTAYVSGVDVAGKTGTQNFDEDVLKKYDIPADANRDSWFAGYTPQYTMAVWTGYEKDGPENYIGDRSTRIAQQMFQVMMSKFATDNSRFERPSSVQEINGELYVKGAKKDAIKQIKVDAPSGLNVNFDGASTVTLNWSGPAEVDAYAASYKATDGSSGSLSIKGTTATLGGIKPGVTYSFSVVAKKGTGTSPAVGASFTAPGGTPDAKKADEEAKKKADEEAKKKADEEAQKKANEDKLKQDEAKKIADEEAKKKADEEAKKKADEEAKKKADEEAKQKADEEARKKADEEAKKKADEEAKRKADEEAKKKADEERKQQEQQQQHQDTGGDTTPHADGNVVTTES from the coding sequence ATGTCAGATAATTATCGTTCTCGTACAGAACGAAATCATGTAAAAAATCAAAATCAACAGCAAGAAACAAATAAAGAAAAAAAACCAAAGAAAAAAGGCTCCTTTTTTAAAAAATTCCTTATAGGTTGTCTACTTCTTGGTATCGTTGGTCTTGTTGCTGGCGTTTCCGCTTTCTTTGTTATGGTGAAGGACGCTCCAAAATTAGACAAATCAAAACTTGTCAATCCTTTATCAACAAAGTTTCTTGATAAAGATGGGAACTTTTTCTATGAATACGGTGCTGAAAAACGAACCCACGTTACGTATGATCAAATTCCAAAAGTAGTTGAAAATGCATTCCTTGCAACTGAGGATTCACGTTTCTATGACCATAATGGAATTGATTTTAAACGAACTACAAAAGCAGTTATGGAAAACGTCACTGGAGGTTTCGGATCTCAAGGTGGTAGTACGATTACACAACAAGTAGTCAAAAACTATTTTCTAACGATGGACAAAACTGCAAAGAGAAAAGTGCAAGAATGGTACCTATCTTACAAATTAGAGCAACAATACTCTAAACATGAAATCTTAGAAATGTACTTAAATAAGATTAACTTAGGTAACCGTTCGTACGGTATTTCAACAGCAGCAAAAAAATATTATAACAAAGATTTAAAAGACTTACAGTTACATGAAGCTGCGATGCTCGCTGGTTTACCCCAAGGTCCTAATATTTATGATCCAACAAAAAAAGACAACGTTGAACGAGCTACACAACGTCGTAACGTCGTATTATCATTAATGAATCGACATGGTTATATAACAAAAGACGAAATGAATAACGCAATAAAAATCCCTGTAACTGAAGGTCTTCAACCGTCTTCAGAAGTAACCGAGATGAAGTATCAAGCATTTTTAGATGCTGTTGTAACAGAAATTGAAAAAGAATATCCTGATATAAATATTGGTTCAGATGGTTTAACAATTCATACAACACTTGATCAAGATGCTCAAGATTACGCTGAAAAAATTATGGATGGCAACCTTATTAAGTATCCAAGCGACCAATTCCAAGGATCATTCGTATTTATGGATACAAAGTCTGGAGAAGTTCGAGCAATTGGGGCTGGGCGCAAAGACAGTAAGTCTACTTTCAAAGGTCATAATATGGCAACTGATTTAAAACGCCAAGTTGGTTCAACAATGAAACCAATTTTCGACTATGGTCCAGCATTCGAGAATTTACAATGGTCTACATACCATCAATTAAACGACTCAGAGTATACGTATTCCAATGGAAAGAAAATACGAAATGCAACAAAGAGTTACAAAGGTGACGTTTCACTACGTGAAGCTTTGAAAAAATCATTAAACATCCCAGCTTTAAAGACAGCTCAAGCGGTTGGACTACCGAAGTCACAAGCGTTTGCTGAAGGCTTAGGTATGACCTTTAAAGACGGCAAAGTATATGAATCAACAGCAATCGGTAGTAACGATAGTTCTCCATTACAATTAGCAGGTGCATATGCAGCCTTTGGTAATGATGGTAACTATAATAAACCGCACTTCGTAAAAGAAGTCATCTTCCCCGACGGGACAAAGAAAAGTTTTAAACCGAAAGAACAACGAGTGATGCAAGACTACACAGCTTACATGGTTACTGACGTTCTTCGTGACGTAGTAAAACCTGGTTCTGGTGGTACAGGTCCAACAGCATACGTTTCTGGTGTTGACGTAGCTGGTAAAACAGGGACACAAAACTTTGATGAAGACGTTCTTAAAAAATATGATATTCCAGCTGATGCAAACAGAGATAGCTGGTTCGCTGGATATACACCGCAGTATACAATGGCAGTATGGACTGGTTACGAAAAGGATGGTCCAGAAAATTACATTGGCGATCGCTCTACCAGAATTGCACAACAAATGTTCCAAGTAATGATGAGCAAATTCGCTACAGATAACTCCCGTTTTGAGCGTCCTTCTTCTGTACAAGAAATAAACGGAGAGTTATATGTAAAAGGTGCGAAAAAAGATGCAATTAAACAAATTAAAGTAGATGCACCTAGTGGTCTTAATGTCAATTTCGATGGTGCTAGCACAGTTACACTAAACTGGTCTGGACCAGCAGAGGTTGATGCATATGCAGCAAGCTATAAAGCGACAGACGGTTCAAGTGGTAGTTTATCAATAAAAGGTACAACAGCTACTCTTGGCGGTATTAAACCAGGCGTTACTTACAGCTTCTCTGTAGTAGCGAAAAAAGGTACTGGAACAAGCCCTGCAGTTGGTGCATCCTTCACTGCGCCTGGAGGAACTCCAGACGCGAAGAAAGCTGACGAAGAGGCTAAGAAGAAGGCTGACGAAGAAGCTAAGAAAAAAGCTGATGAGGAAGCACAGAAAAAAGCTAATGAAGATAAACTAAAACAAGACGAGGCTAAGAAAATAGCTGATGAAGAAGCTAAGAAAAAGGCTGATGAAGAGGCTAAGAAAAAGGCTGATGAAGAAGCTAAGAAAAAGGCTGATGAAGAAGCTAAGCAGAAAGCTGACGAAGAGGCTAGAAAAAAGGCTGATGAAGAAGCTAAGAAAAAGGCTGATGAAGAAGCTAAAAGAAAGGCTGATGAGGAAGCTAAGAAAAAGGCTGATGAGGAACGCAAACAACAAGAACAGCAACAACAGCACCAGGATACTGGAGGAGATACTACTCCTCACGCAGACGGAAATGTTGTTACAACAGAGTCTTAA
- a CDS encoding DUF2515 domain-containing protein, producing MFTWNDYEKIKQYRKNIACTEEEKTIVYNIKREIEIANMDNISRTQSYQEYYVRNSEIRWAFLASMVSRNAGWNMTDLEGRYYATVLPQKVKKHLFLTYEEANWIIFLDAFPQLLLYEESKRRQVPLFYLLQYFNVSIFMEKEWIYFWEKKDINRLMTALIINEQNKIQKPVIENAYFKKHVFHTALFKLQEMLHISAVIFPTVEGNMYGFSVYQFETLQKRIELGKKLAELLFHPDYKRLFHRFALQTTHTGSRADYEYYVRVARKSCTPALREVYPVVAHKGISMRDWFCRDTEINELFLPEEYKGEVDITEWYKRKREQIYVASIVNRFVKRMEEFVI from the coding sequence ATGTTTACATGGAATGATTATGAAAAAATTAAACAATATCGTAAAAATATCGCCTGTACAGAAGAAGAAAAAACAATCGTTTACAACATTAAGAGGGAAATAGAAATAGCTAATATGGACAACATTTCTCGAACACAGTCTTATCAAGAATATTATGTAAGAAATAGTGAAATCAGGTGGGCCTTCTTAGCGAGTATGGTCTCGAGAAATGCGGGATGGAATATGACTGATTTAGAAGGGAGGTATTATGCTACTGTTTTACCTCAAAAAGTAAAAAAACATTTGTTTCTGACGTATGAAGAAGCGAATTGGATTATTTTTTTAGATGCATTTCCTCAGCTGTTGTTATACGAAGAAAGTAAGAGGAGGCAGGTGCCACTATTCTATTTGTTACAATATTTCAACGTATCAATTTTTATGGAAAAAGAATGGATATATTTTTGGGAGAAAAAAGATATAAACAGGCTCATGACAGCGCTTATTATAAATGAGCAAAATAAAATTCAAAAACCAGTTATTGAGAATGCATATTTTAAAAAACATGTATTCCATACAGCACTTTTTAAATTGCAAGAAATGCTTCATATTAGTGCCGTTATTTTTCCAACCGTTGAAGGGAATATGTATGGTTTTTCAGTTTATCAATTTGAAACGTTACAAAAGCGTATAGAACTAGGGAAGAAATTAGCGGAGTTACTGTTTCATCCAGATTATAAAAGGTTATTCCATAGGTTTGCATTGCAAACTACACACACAGGGTCAAGAGCAGATTATGAATATTATGTAAGAGTAGCTAGAAAATCTTGTACGCCAGCCCTTAGAGAGGTTTATCCTGTTGTTGCACATAAGGGGATAAGTATGAGAGATTGGTTTTGTAGAGATACAGAAATAAATGAGCTATTTTTACCAGAAGAGTATAAGGGTGAAGTTGATATAACAGAATGGTATAAAAGAAAGAGAGAGCAAATCTATGTTGCTTCTATTGTAAATCGTTTTGTTAAAAGGATGGAAGAGTTCGTGATATAA
- a CDS encoding YppE family protein, producing MKYEALIQSSEKLMQHNNEANVKKREMIEYDFYKDMKPFVDMVDEELKVWKELAYKWIKEEKPKYIHVQQIDQVYDNLQTNVLQCFVNKGKGKRFFETHQAISYTLQNIIEQCK from the coding sequence ATGAAGTATGAAGCATTAATACAGTCTTCGGAAAAACTTATGCAGCATAATAATGAAGCGAATGTGAAAAAAAGAGAAATGATTGAATATGATTTTTATAAGGATATGAAACCATTTGTAGATATGGTAGATGAGGAATTAAAAGTGTGGAAAGAATTAGCGTATAAATGGATTAAGGAAGAAAAACCGAAGTATATACATGTACAGCAAATTGATCAAGTGTACGATAATTTACAAACAAATGTGTTGCAATGTTTTGTAAATAAAGGAAAAGGTAAGCGATTCTTTGAAACACATCAAGCCATTTCGTATACTTTGCAAAATATAATTGAGCAATGTAAGTAA